One genomic region from Hoeflea algicola encodes:
- the rplN gene encoding 50S ribosomal protein L14, whose translation MIQMQTNLDVADNSGARRVMCIKVLGGSKRKYASIGDIIVVSIKEAIPRGRVKKGDVMKAVVVRTAKDIRRADGSVIRFDGNAAVLIDNKKEPIGTRIFGPVPRELRAKSHMKIISLAPEVL comes from the coding sequence ATGATTCAGATGCAAACAAACCTCGACGTCGCGGATAATTCCGGCGCTCGTCGTGTCATGTGCATCAAGGTTCTGGGCGGTTCCAAGCGGAAGTATGCTTCTATCGGCGACATCATTGTCGTCTCGATCAAGGAAGCCATTCCGCGCGGCCGCGTTAAGAAGGGTGATGTGATGAAGGCGGTTGTGGTTCGCACAGCCAAGGACATCCGTCGCGCCGATGGCAGCGTCATCCGCTTTGACGGAAACGCAGCTGTCCTGATCGACAACAAGAAAGAGCCGATCGGCACCCGCATCTTCGGACCGGTTCCGCGCGAATTGCGCGCCAAGAGCCACATGAAGATCATCTCCCTGGCTCCTGAAGTGCTGTAA
- the rplX gene encoding 50S ribosomal protein L24: protein MQKIRKGDKVVVLTGKDKGRTGEVLVVMPKEDRAVVRGLNMVKRHQRQSQTQEAGIINKEASLHLSNLAVADPKDGKPTRVGFRIEGEKKVRVAKRSGEVIDG from the coding sequence ATGCAAAAGATCCGCAAAGGCGACAAGGTCGTCGTTCTGACAGGCAAGGACAAGGGCCGTACCGGCGAAGTCCTCGTCGTGATGCCGAAAGAAGACCGGGCCGTGGTCCGGGGTTTGAATATGGTCAAGCGCCATCAGCGCCAGTCCCAGACCCAGGAAGCCGGCATCATCAACAAGGAAGCCTCGCTTCATCTCTCCAACCTCGCGGTTGCAGACCCCAAGGACGGCAAGCCGACCCGTGTCGGTTTCCGTATCGAGGGCGAGAAGAAGGTTCGCGTGGCTAAGCGTTCTGGAGAAGTGATCGATGGCTGA
- the rplE gene encoding 50S ribosomal protein L5, with the protein MADAKYEPRLKTEYVERIRKAMQEQFAYANEMQIPRMDKIVINMGVGESTADSKKPAIAAEDLAAIAGQKPVITRARNSIAGFKLREDMPIGAKVTLRGARMFEFMDRLITIALPRVRDFRGLNPKSFDGRGNFAMGIKEHIVFPEVNYDKVDQIWGMDVIVCTTAKTDDEARALLKEFNFPFPK; encoded by the coding sequence ATGGCTGATGCAAAATATGAGCCGCGGCTCAAGACCGAATACGTTGAGCGCATCCGCAAGGCTATGCAGGAGCAGTTCGCCTACGCGAACGAAATGCAGATCCCGCGCATGGACAAGATCGTCATCAACATGGGCGTTGGTGAATCCACCGCTGATTCCAAGAAGCCCGCGATAGCGGCCGAAGACCTGGCGGCAATCGCCGGTCAGAAGCCTGTCATTACCCGCGCACGCAATTCGATCGCCGGCTTCAAGCTGCGCGAAGATATGCCGATCGGCGCCAAGGTGACGCTTCGCGGCGCTCGCATGTTTGAGTTCATGGATCGTTTGATCACCATCGCGCTTCCCCGCGTTCGTGACTTTCGCGGCCTGAACCCCAAGAGCTTTGACGGTCGTGGCAATTTTGCCATGGGCATCAAGGAACACATCGTGTTTCCGGAGGTCAACTACGACAAGGTTGATCAGATCTGGGGCATGGACGTCATCGTTTGTACGACGGCTAAAACGGACGACGAAGCACGGGCTCTTCTCAAAGAGTTCAACTTCCCTTTCCCCAAGTAG
- the rpsN gene encoding 30S ribosomal protein S14 translates to MAKVSAIQKNKRRRKLVERDAAKRAALNAITHNQELSIEERFRATLKLAEMPRNGSKIRVRNRCEVTGRPRAYYRKLGMSRIALRDLGSLGKVPGLVKSSW, encoded by the coding sequence ATGGCGAAAGTCAGCGCAATTCAAAAGAACAAGCGCCGCCGCAAGCTGGTCGAGCGTGACGCCGCTAAGCGCGCCGCACTCAATGCGATCACGCACAATCAGGAACTTTCCATCGAGGAACGTTTCCGTGCAACCTTGAAGCTGGCCGAAATGCCGCGCAACGGATCCAAGATCCGCGTTCGCAATCGCTGCGAAGTGACCGGCCGTCCGCGTGCGTATTACCGCAAGCTGGGCATGTCGCGTATCGCTTTGCGTGATCTCGGGTCACTGGGCAAGGTGCCCGGCCTCGTCAAGTCGAGCTGGTAA
- the rpsH gene encoding 30S ribosomal protein S8 codes for MAMTDPLGDMLTRIRNGVARRKSSVSTPASKLRARVLDVLEAEGYIRGYTEVAFDNGKAELSIELKYHEGAPVIREIARVSKPGRRVYVSVKSIPQVANGLGITILSTPKGVLADHIAREQNVGGEVLCSIF; via the coding sequence ATGGCAATGACTGATCCTCTGGGCGATATGCTCACACGCATCCGCAATGGTGTCGCCCGTCGCAAGTCGTCGGTATCGACGCCTGCATCGAAGCTGCGCGCTCGGGTGCTCGACGTTCTGGAAGCCGAAGGTTATATTCGCGGCTATACCGAAGTGGCGTTCGACAACGGCAAGGCTGAATTGAGCATCGAGCTCAAGTATCATGAAGGCGCACCGGTGATCCGTGAGATCGCCCGCGTTTCCAAGCCAGGCCGGCGTGTATACGTCTCCGTGAAATCCATTCCGCAGGTCGCTAACGGTCTCGGCATCACGATCCTTTCGACTCCGAAGGGCGTTTTGGCCGATCACATCGCGCGCGAGCAGAATGTTGGTGGTGAGGTTCTCTGCTCGATCTTCTGA
- the rplF gene encoding 50S ribosomal protein L6, translating to MSRIGKKPVPVPAGVTATIDGQKVVAKGPKGELIFVANDEVALKLEDNAVVVTPVDNSKGARSKWGMSRTMIANLFTGVKDGYERKLEINGVGYRATMQGRNLQLALGFSHDVVYLPPEGVNIACPKPTEIVISGINKQVLGQVAAEIRAYRKPEPYKGKGVKYAEERIVRKEGKKK from the coding sequence ATGTCTCGTATCGGTAAAAAGCCCGTTCCGGTTCCCGCCGGTGTAACTGCGACGATTGACGGCCAGAAAGTGGTCGCCAAGGGTCCCAAGGGTGAGTTGATCTTCGTCGCCAATGACGAAGTTGCGCTCAAGCTCGAGGACAATGCGGTCGTCGTCACGCCCGTGGATAATTCCAAGGGCGCCCGCTCCAAATGGGGCATGTCGCGTACAATGATTGCCAATCTCTTCACTGGTGTGAAGGACGGGTACGAACGCAAGCTCGAAATCAACGGCGTGGGTTATCGCGCGACCATGCAGGGACGTAATCTGCAGTTGGCCCTTGGCTTTAGCCACGATGTCGTTTATCTGCCGCCGGAAGGCGTCAATATTGCTTGTCCCAAGCCGACGGAAATCGTCATCTCCGGGATCAACAAGCAGGTGCTTGGCCAGGTTGCGGCAGAAATCCGTGCCTATCGCAAGCCTGAACCCTACAAGGGCAAGGGCGTTAAATATGCTGAAGAGCGGATTGTCCGCAAAGAAGGCAAGAAGAAGTAA
- the rplR gene encoding 50S ribosomal protein L18 has protein sequence MASRKQSLTRRADRVRRQLKAVANGRPRLSVHRSSKNIYAQIIDDAAGRTLASASTLDTGLRGDLKTGADVSAASAVGKLIAERATEAGVKDVVFDRGAFIYHGRIKALAEAAREAGLTF, from the coding sequence ATGGCTAGCAGGAAACAATCCCTTACGCGTCGGGCCGACCGTGTCCGCCGCCAGCTCAAAGCGGTGGCCAATGGCCGTCCGCGCCTGTCGGTTCATCGCTCGTCGAAGAACATCTACGCACAGATCATCGATGACGCCGCAGGCCGTACGCTTGCTTCGGCATCGACCTTGGACACCGGCCTTCGTGGTGATCTCAAGACTGGCGCCGATGTCTCTGCGGCGTCTGCGGTTGGCAAGTTGATTGCCGAGCGTGCGACAGAAGCAGGCGTCAAGGATGTGGTCTTCGACCGCGGCGCCTTTATCTATCATGGCCGTATCAAGGCCCTCGCCGAAGCAGCCCGCGAAGCCGGTCTGACTTTCTAA
- the rpsE gene encoding 30S ribosomal protein S5, with product MAKEGRRDNRGRDDERDSEFVDKLVHINRVAKVVKGGRRFGFAALVVVGDQKGRVGFGHGKAREVPEAIRKATEAAKRELIFVPLRSGRTLHHDVHGRHGAGKVLLRAAKPGTGIIAGGPMRAVFETLGMHDVVAKSTGSSNPYNMVRATFDALKNQMHPKDIAAQRSIKYSTLQARRGPSAGGEE from the coding sequence ATGGCCAAGGAAGGTCGTCGCGATAACCGCGGCAGAGACGACGAGCGCGATAGCGAATTCGTCGACAAGCTTGTTCACATCAACCGCGTTGCCAAGGTCGTCAAGGGCGGCCGCCGCTTCGGTTTTGCAGCCCTGGTGGTCGTTGGTGACCAGAAGGGTCGCGTTGGCTTCGGTCATGGTAAGGCGCGTGAAGTGCCGGAAGCCATCCGCAAGGCAACCGAAGCCGCCAAGCGCGAACTGATCTTTGTTCCGCTGCGTTCGGGCCGGACCCTGCACCACGATGTGCATGGCCGTCACGGCGCCGGCAAGGTACTGCTGCGCGCTGCCAAGCCTGGTACAGGGATCATCGCCGGTGGTCCGATGCGTGCCGTGTTTGAAACGCTGGGCATGCACGATGTTGTGGCCAAGTCGACCGGGTCTTCGAACCCGTACAACATGGTCCGCGCCACATTTGATGCGCTCAAGAACCAGATGCACCCCAAGGACATCGCGGCTCAGCGCAGCATCAAGTATTCCACGCTCCAGGCTCGCCGCGGTCCTTCCGCTGGCGGCGAAGAGTAA
- the rpmD gene encoding 50S ribosomal protein L30, which yields MADNKKGKTVTVEQIGSPIRRPNVQRQTLIGLGLNKMHRRRTLEDTPSVRGMIRSVSHLVRVVDEQ from the coding sequence ATGGCTGACAATAAAAAGGGCAAGACGGTCACCGTCGAACAGATCGGCAGCCCGATTCGCCGCCCGAACGTCCAGCGCCAGACGCTGATCGGCTTGGGCCTCAACAAAATGCACCGCCGCCGGACCCTCGAGGACACGCCGTCCGTTCGTGGCATGATCCGTTCGGTCAGCCACCTCGTTCGCGTCGTCGACGAGCAGTGA
- the rplO gene encoding 50S ribosomal protein L15 produces MKLNEITDNEGATKNRKRVGRGIGSGTGKTGGRGVKGQKSRGGVAINGFEGGQMPIYRRLPKRGFKNIFSSDFNVVSVGRIQTAIDAGKLDGKGTIDAVALKAAGVIRRIKDGVRVLADGELKAKVTLEVGGASRTAIEKVEKAGGTVKVLEVAPAAAPVTEEK; encoded by the coding sequence ATGAAACTCAATGAGATCACCGACAACGAAGGTGCTACCAAGAACCGCAAGCGCGTAGGTCGCGGCATTGGTTCGGGTACCGGCAAAACCGGTGGACGCGGCGTCAAGGGACAGAAGTCTCGTGGCGGCGTTGCCATCAACGGTTTTGAAGGCGGCCAGATGCCAATCTATCGGCGTCTGCCTAAGCGCGGCTTCAAGAACATCTTCTCGAGCGACTTCAATGTCGTCTCCGTCGGCCGCATTCAGACGGCGATCGACGCGGGCAAGCTCGACGGCAAGGGCACGATCGATGCAGTCGCTCTCAAGGCAGCTGGCGTCATCCGTCGCATCAAGGACGGAGTGCGGGTTCTGGCCGATGGCGAACTGAAGGCCAAGGTCACCCTCGAAGTCGGCGGCGCCTCGCGCACCGCCATCGAGAAGGTGGAAAAGGCTGGCGGCACCGTCAAGGTGCTGGAAGTCGCACCTGCCGCTGCGCCGGTTACCGAAGAGAAGTAA
- the secY gene encoding preprotein translocase subunit SecY: MASAAEQLASNLNFSAFAKAEDLKKRIWFTLGALLVYRLGTYIPLPGINPGAFAQAFQGQSGGILGLFNMFAGGAVERMAIFALGIMPYISASIIIQLMTSVVPTLEQLKKEGEQGRKIINQYTRYGTVLLGTVQAYGIAVGLESGNGIVTDPGWFFRIATVITLVGGTMFLMWLGEQITARGIGNGISLIIFAGIVAAMPSAVAGTLELGRTGALSTGLIIAVIVVAIAVIALIVFVERAQRQLLIQYPKRQVGSRMFQGDTSHLPLKLNTSGVIPPIFASSLLLLPATVAGFAATGNMPAWATTLLASVGHGQPAYMLLYGGLIAFFAFFYTAIVFNPKDTADNLKRHGGFIPGIRPGDRTAEYIDYVLTRVTVVGAIYLVFVCLLPEFLIAQTGVPFYLGGTSLLIVVSVTLDTVAQVQGHLIAQQYEGLIKKSKLRGGKRGR; encoded by the coding sequence ATGGCATCTGCAGCCGAACAACTCGCTTCCAATCTTAATTTCTCGGCTTTCGCCAAGGCGGAAGACCTCAAGAAGCGGATCTGGTTCACTCTTGGCGCACTTCTGGTGTATCGCCTGGGTACCTATATTCCGTTGCCGGGCATCAACCCGGGCGCCTTTGCGCAGGCTTTCCAGGGCCAGTCGGGCGGCATCCTTGGCCTGTTCAACATGTTTGCTGGCGGCGCTGTCGAGCGTATGGCGATTTTCGCTCTCGGCATCATGCCCTATATCTCGGCCTCGATCATCATTCAGCTGATGACCTCCGTTGTCCCGACGCTTGAGCAACTCAAGAAAGAGGGCGAGCAGGGTCGCAAGATCATCAACCAGTACACTCGCTATGGCACCGTGCTTTTGGGCACCGTGCAGGCCTACGGCATCGCCGTCGGGCTTGAGTCGGGCAATGGTATTGTTACCGATCCGGGCTGGTTCTTCCGCATTGCTACCGTCATCACTCTGGTCGGCGGCACCATGTTCCTGATGTGGTTGGGCGAGCAAATTACTGCGCGCGGCATCGGCAACGGCATTTCATTGATCATTTTCGCCGGCATCGTCGCCGCGATGCCGAGCGCTGTCGCCGGCACCCTGGAACTTGGCCGTACCGGCGCCTTGTCGACTGGCCTGATCATTGCGGTCATCGTCGTCGCCATTGCGGTGATTGCATTGATCGTGTTTGTCGAGCGGGCACAGCGGCAATTGCTGATTCAGTATCCAAAACGCCAGGTTGGCTCGCGGATGTTCCAGGGCGATACGTCGCACCTGCCGCTCAAGCTCAACACATCGGGCGTGATTCCGCCGATCTTTGCCTCGTCGTTGCTTCTGCTGCCAGCCACCGTCGCGGGCTTTGCTGCCACCGGCAATATGCCGGCCTGGGCGACCACGCTGCTGGCCTCGGTTGGCCACGGTCAGCCGGCTTATATGCTGCTTTACGGCGGTTTGATTGCGTTTTTCGCGTTTTTCTATACCGCGATCGTCTTCAATCCGAAGGACACCGCGGACAATCTCAAGCGGCACGGCGGCTTCATTCCGGGTATCCGTCCCGGTGATCGTACCGCCGAATATATTGACTACGTGCTGACCCGTGTAACGGTGGTCGGTGCGATCTACCTCGTTTTCGTCTGTCTCTTACCCGAATTTCTAATCGCGCAGACCGGCGTTCCGTTCTATTTGGGTGGAACATCGCTTCTGATCGTTGTGTCGGTGACGCTCGATACGGTTGCGCAGGTTCAGGGACATCTTATCGCCCAGCAATATGAGGGGTTGATCAAGAAGTCTAAACTTCGGGGAGGGAAGAGGGGACGATGA
- a CDS encoding adenylate kinase gives MKLILLGPPGAGKGTQAQRLVEKHGIPQLSTGDMLRAAVAAETEVGQRAKAVMDAGELVSDDIVNAIVSDRIDQPDCARGFILDGYPRTLIQADAVEAMLAGKHMKLDSVIELVVDDRALVGRIIKRAEEAAAAGQPVRKDDNAEVFEERLREYYKKTAPLTGYYYAKGALRTVDGMGTIDEVTEQIEQVLATL, from the coding sequence ATGAAACTTATTCTTTTGGGGCCACCCGGCGCAGGCAAGGGTACACAAGCCCAGCGCCTCGTCGAGAAACACGGTATTCCGCAATTGTCGACCGGTGACATGTTGCGCGCAGCAGTCGCAGCGGAAACAGAAGTCGGCCAGCGGGCCAAGGCGGTGATGGATGCCGGCGAGCTCGTCTCTGACGATATCGTCAACGCCATCGTCTCCGATCGCATCGATCAGCCTGATTGCGCGCGCGGCTTCATCCTTGATGGCTATCCGCGGACGCTGATTCAGGCCGACGCGGTGGAAGCCATGTTGGCGGGCAAGCACATGAAGCTTGATTCGGTCATCGAGCTTGTTGTTGACGACCGAGCGCTTGTCGGTCGAATCATCAAGCGGGCGGAAGAAGCGGCCGCCGCCGGGCAGCCGGTCCGCAAGGACGACAACGCGGAAGTGTTCGAAGAACGCCTGCGCGAGTATTACAAGAAGACTGCACCGTTGACCGGGTACTATTACGCCAAGGGCGCGTTGCGCACCGTTGACGGCATGGGAACCATCGACGAGGTAACCGAGCAGATCGAACAGGTTCTGGCCACGCTCTGA
- the rpsM gene encoding 30S ribosomal protein S13 yields MARIAGVNIPTNKRVVIALTYIHGIGNKFAQQIVEKVGIPLDRRVNQLSDSEVLQIREAIDRDYQVEGDLRRENSMNIKRLMDLGCYRGLRHRRGLPVRGQRTHTNARTRKGPAKAIAGKKK; encoded by the coding sequence ATGGCCCGCATAGCAGGCGTAAACATTCCGACAAACAAGCGCGTCGTCATCGCACTGACCTACATTCACGGTATCGGCAACAAGTTTGCCCAGCAGATCGTGGAGAAGGTCGGTATTCCGTTGGACCGTCGCGTCAATCAGCTGTCGGATTCCGAAGTGCTGCAGATTCGTGAAGCCATTGACCGCGACTACCAGGTTGAAGGCGACCTGCGCCGCGAGAACTCGATGAACATCAAGCGTCTCATGGACCTTGGTTGCTACCGCGGCCTGCGCCATCGTCGCGGCCTGCCGGTGCGTGGTCAGCGTACCCACACCAATGCCCGCACCCGTAAGGGTCCGGCAAAGGCGATCGCTGGTAAAAAGAAGTAA
- the rpsK gene encoding 30S ribosomal protein S11, translating into MAKEAGRVKRRERKNISSGVAHVSSTFNNTMITITDAQGNTISWSSAGAKGFKGSRKSTPFAAQMAAEDAAKKAQDHGMKTLEVEVCGPGSGRESALRALQAAGFTITSIRDVTPIPHNGCRPRKKRRV; encoded by the coding sequence ATGGCCAAGGAAGCCGGACGCGTCAAGCGTCGCGAACGTAAGAACATCTCGTCGGGCGTAGCCCACGTCAGTTCGACATTCAACAACACGATGATCACCATCACTGATGCGCAGGGAAACACCATTTCCTGGTCGTCAGCCGGTGCCAAGGGTTTCAAGGGATCGCGTAAGTCGACCCCGTTTGCTGCCCAGATGGCTGCCGAAGACGCCGCCAAGAAGGCGCAGGATCACGGCATGAAGACGCTCGAAGTCGAAGTTTGTGGCCCCGGTTCGGGTCGTGAGTCGGCACTCCGGGCGCTGCAGGCTGCCGGTTTCACCATCACCTCGATCCGTGATGTGACCCCGATCCCGCACAATGGCTGCCGTCCGCGCAAGAAGCGTCGCGTCTGA
- a CDS encoding DNA-directed RNA polymerase subunit alpha produces MIQKNWQELIKPSKVEFSTTSRTKASVVAEPLERGFGLTLGNALRRVLLSSLRGAAVTAVQIDGVLHEFSSIPGVREDVTDIILNIKEIAIRMEGDEAKRMVVRKQGPGVVKAGDIQTVGDIEILNPEHVLCTLDEGAEIRMEFTVNNGKGYVPADRNRAEDAPIGLIPVDSLYSPVKKCSYKVENTREGQVLDYDKLTLTLETDGSVSGEDAVAYAARILQDQLGVFVNFDEPQKEVHEETVAELAFNPSLLKKVDELELSVRSANCLKNDNIVYIGDLIQKTEAEMLRTPNFGRKSLNEIKEVLASMGLHLGMEVPSWPPENIEDLAKRYEDQY; encoded by the coding sequence ATGATTCAGAAAAACTGGCAGGAATTGATCAAGCCAAGCAAGGTCGAGTTCTCGACCACAAGCCGCACCAAGGCTTCTGTGGTTGCCGAACCGCTTGAGCGCGGCTTTGGCCTGACCCTGGGCAATGCCCTGCGTCGGGTGCTTTTGTCCTCGCTGCGCGGCGCTGCCGTCACGGCAGTGCAGATCGACGGCGTTCTGCATGAGTTTTCGTCTATCCCGGGTGTTCGCGAAGATGTCACCGACATCATTCTCAACATCAAGGAAATCGCCATCCGCATGGAAGGCGATGAAGCCAAACGCATGGTCGTGCGCAAGCAGGGCCCGGGCGTTGTCAAGGCAGGCGACATCCAGACCGTTGGCGATATCGAGATCCTCAATCCCGAGCACGTGTTGTGCACGCTGGATGAGGGCGCTGAAATCCGCATGGAATTCACCGTCAACAACGGCAAGGGCTATGTGCCGGCAGATCGCAATCGCGCTGAAGACGCGCCGATTGGCCTGATCCCGGTCGACAGCCTGTATTCGCCGGTCAAGAAGTGTTCCTACAAGGTGGAAAACACCCGTGAAGGACAGGTTCTCGATTATGACAAGCTGACCCTGACCCTGGAAACAGATGGCTCGGTGAGCGGTGAAGACGCTGTTGCCTACGCGGCCCGCATTCTTCAGGACCAGCTCGGTGTGTTCGTCAACTTCGACGAGCCGCAGAAGGAAGTTCACGAGGAAACCGTCGCGGAACTCGCTTTCAACCCGTCGCTTCTCAAGAAGGTCGACGAGCTGGAACTGTCTGTCCGTTCGGCCAACTGCCTCAAGAACGACAACATCGTCTACATCGGCGACCTTATTCAGAAGACGGAAGCCGAAATGCTCCGGACTCCGAACTTTGGCCGCAAGTCACTCAACGAGATCAAGGAAGTTTTGGCTTCCATGGGCCTGCATCTGGGTATGGAAGTTCCGTCCTGGCCGCCGGAAAATATCGAAGATCTCGCCAAGCGTTACGAAGACCAGTATTAA
- the rplQ gene encoding 50S ribosomal protein L17, protein MRHGNSGRKLNRTSSHRKAMFANMAASLIVHEQIVTTLPKAKEIRPIVEKLVTLGKRGDLHARRQAISQIRDNDAVRKLFDAIATRYATRHGGYIRIMKAGFRTGDNAPMAVVEFVDRDPDAKGAQDRARVAAEAAAEEAA, encoded by the coding sequence ATGCGCCATGGAAATTCCGGCCGCAAGCTGAACCGCACCTCTAGCCACCGCAAGGCGATGTTCGCCAACATGGCGGCTTCGCTCATCGTGCATGAGCAGATCGTGACCACCTTGCCAAAGGCCAAGGAAATCCGTCCGATCGTTGAAAAACTCGTTACGCTCGGCAAGCGCGGCGACCTGCATGCCCGCCGTCAGGCGATCTCGCAGATCCGCGACAACGATGCCGTTCGCAAGCTGTTTGATGCGATTGCGACCCGCTACGCCACCCGCCACGGCGGTTACATCCGGATCATGAAGGCCGGCTTCCGCACAGGCGACAACGCGCCGATGGCCGTTGTCGAATTCGTCGATCGCGATCCCGATGCCAAGGGCGCCCAGGACCGCGCTCGCGTGGCTGCCGAGGCTGCCGCAGAAGAAGCCGCGTAA
- the msrQ gene encoding protein-methionine-sulfoxide reductase heme-binding subunit MsrQ, which produces MMRLPSMPKQLHGPSIWALYAAGLIPAVWTFHLGATGQLIGNPVKIFEHLLGEWALRFLILTLAISPLRDLAGINWLRYRRALGLLAFYYVAMHFLAYMVLDKRLAFGMIIDDVVKRWFITIGMAALVMLIPLALTSNRWSIRKLGPGWAKLHRLIYPVAAAGALHFCLSVKVIGARELIYAGLIVVLIGWRLVRRRFMAWKRAPVARPSAIAGSA; this is translated from the coding sequence ATGATGCGACTGCCCTCGATGCCAAAGCAGCTTCACGGCCCCTCGATCTGGGCGCTCTATGCGGCTGGCCTGATTCCGGCTGTCTGGACATTCCATCTCGGCGCGACGGGCCAACTTATTGGCAACCCAGTCAAGATCTTCGAGCATCTGCTGGGCGAATGGGCCTTGCGGTTTCTGATCCTGACGCTGGCAATCTCGCCACTCAGAGATTTGGCGGGTATCAACTGGCTGCGCTATCGTCGGGCACTCGGCCTGTTGGCATTCTATTACGTGGCGATGCATTTCCTCGCCTACATGGTGCTCGACAAGCGGTTGGCTTTCGGCATGATCATTGATGATGTCGTCAAGCGCTGGTTCATCACCATCGGCATGGCGGCACTGGTAATGCTGATCCCGCTGGCGCTGACATCCAACCGATGGTCAATCCGCAAGCTTGGGCCTGGCTGGGCCAAGTTGCACCGGCTGATTTACCCGGTTGCCGCAGCCGGAGCCCTGCACTTTTGCCTGTCGGTCAAGGTGATCGGCGCCCGGGAGTTGATCTATGCGGGGTTGATAGTGGTTCTGATCGGATGGCGCCTGGTTCGCAGGCGTTTCATGGCCTGGAAACGGGCGCCGGTGGCACGCCCTTCGGCCATTGCCGGATCAGCCTGA
- the msrP gene encoding protein-methionine-sulfoxide reductase catalytic subunit MsrP, which yields MPCYRPRPIVSSQITPEDCYLNRRDMLRMTAAGGIALSVPSLAQAAIAQQALKAKPGDYDPKEEWTPEKDVTSYNNFYEFGTGKDDPAANSGDFNPLPWTLKVDGLVNKPMIFDQDDLLGFELEERVYRMRCVEAWSMVIPWIGFPLADLLDRVEPLGSARYVAFETVVRPEEMPGQRGVFQPLNWPYVEGLRLDEARHPLAILATGLYGKTLPNPNGAPVRLVTPWKYGFKGVKSIVKITLTEEQPVTTWNRLAPYEYGFYANVNPAVDHPRWSQATENRIGGGGFFGSNKRETLPFNGYADEVASLYDGMDLKANF from the coding sequence ATGCCATGCTACCGCCCTCGCCCGATCGTCAGCTCGCAGATCACACCGGAAGATTGCTATCTGAACCGCCGCGATATGCTACGCATGACGGCCGCAGGCGGGATTGCCCTTTCGGTGCCCTCGCTTGCGCAGGCAGCCATTGCACAACAGGCGCTCAAGGCAAAGCCTGGCGATTACGATCCGAAAGAAGAGTGGACACCCGAGAAGGACGTCACCAGCTACAACAATTTCTATGAATTCGGCACCGGCAAGGACGATCCGGCCGCCAATTCGGGCGACTTCAATCCGCTTCCCTGGACTCTCAAGGTCGATGGTTTGGTCAACAAGCCGATGATTTTCGACCAGGACGATCTGCTGGGGTTTGAACTCGAAGAGCGGGTCTACCGGATGCGGTGCGTGGAAGCCTGGTCGATGGTGATCCCCTGGATCGGCTTTCCACTTGCTGACCTGCTTGACCGGGTCGAACCACTCGGCAGCGCCCGCTACGTTGCCTTTGAAACCGTGGTTCGCCCGGAGGAAATGCCGGGGCAGCGCGGCGTGTTCCAGCCGCTGAACTGGCCCTATGTCGAAGGCCTCAGGCTTGACGAGGCGCGCCATCCGCTGGCAATCTTGGCGACGGGCCTCTACGGCAAAACGTTGCCCAACCCGAATGGCGCCCCGGTGCGGCTGGTGACGCCATGGAAATATGGCTTCAAGGGCGTCAAGTCGATCGTTAAGATTACACTCACCGAAGAGCAGCCAGTAACCACATGGAACCGTCTGGCCCCGTACGAGTACGGCTTTTACGCCAACGTCAATCCGGCGGTCGACCACCCGCGCTGGAGCCAGGCTACCGAGAACCGGATCGGCGGTGGCGGTTTCTTCGGCTCCAACAAGCGCGAAACCTTGCCGTTCAACGGCTATGCCGACGAGGTCGCCAGCCTGTATGACGGCATGGATCTGAAAGCAAATTTCTGA